The window GGATAAGGAAACTCTGCTATGGCTCTGCGACTCGGTGATACAGTACCCAACTTTACTCAAGCTTCTAGTGAAGGCGAGATTAACTTTTACGATTGGGCAGGCGACAGTTGGGTCGTACTGTTTTCCCATCCCGCCGATTTTACTCCTGTTTGCACCACTGAATTAGGTGCTGTTGCCAAGCTCAAGCCGGAATTTGATAAGCGCAATGTTAAGGTAATCGCTTTAAGTGTTGACGATGTTGAGTCCCACAAAGGCTGGATTGGAGACATCAACGAGACTCAGAATACCACAGTCAATTATCCGATCTTGGCAGACCCGGATAAAAAGGTCTCTGACCTCTACGACATGATCCATCCCAACTCCTTGAATAATTTAACAGTCCGTTCTGTTTTCATCATTGACGATCAGAAGAAACTGCGGCTGACATTCACCTACCCCGCGAGCACAGGTCGTAACTTTGACGAAATCCTACGAGTGATTGACTCTTTACAG of the Allocoleopsis franciscana PCC 7113 genome contains:
- a CDS encoding peroxiredoxin is translated as MALRLGDTVPNFTQASSEGEINFYDWAGDSWVVLFSHPADFTPVCTTELGAVAKLKPEFDKRNVKVIALSVDDVESHKGWIGDINETQNTTVNYPILADPDKKVSDLYDMIHPNSLNNLTVRSVFIIDDQKKLRLTFTYPASTGRNFDEILRVIDSLQLTDNYSVATPANWTDGGDCVIVPTLKDPEVLKEKFPKGYEVVKPYLRMTPQPNK